CGAGATCCTCGAGCTGCGCGAGGCCGACGAGCGCGTGAGCCAGTTCGTGCGCTCGATCACGGAGCCGGGCACGCTCGCCGACACCGCGGGCTATTCGCCCGACCTCGCGTTCGCTCAGAAGGTCGAGATCCTCGAGACCCTCGACGTCGTCGAGCGTCTCGAGCTCTCGCTGCGCCTGCAGCGCGAGCGGCTGGCCGAGCTGCAGGTGCGCAAGCGTATCCGCGAGGACGTCGAATCCGGCGCCCAGAAGCAACAGCGCGACCACCTGCTCCGCCGGCAGATGGACTCCATCCGGAAGGAACTCGGCGAGGACGACTCCGCCGTCGTCGACGACTACCGCGAGAAGATCGCCACCGCCGGTATGCCCGACGCCGTGCGCGAGCAGGCCGAACGCGAGCTCGCCCGCCTCGACAAGATGCCCGAGGGTCACGGCGAGTCGTCGATGATCCGGACCTACCTCGACTGGCTGCTCGCGGTGCCCTGGGCCAAGCGCTCCGAGGAGCGCCTCGATCCCGTCCACGCCCGGGAAGTCCTCGACGCCGATCACGCGGGTCTCGACGACGTGAAGAAGCGCATCACGGAGTACCTCGCGGTGCGGAAGCTTCGCGCCGAGCGCGGCGTTCCCGAGGATCGTCGGTCGGGCGTGATCCTGACCCTCATCGGCCCTCCCGGCACGGGCAAGACCTCGATCGGCGAGTCGATCGCCAAGGCGACGGGACGGAAGTTCGTCCGCATGTCGCTCGGCGGCGTACGCGACGAGGCGGAGATCCGCGGTCACCGCCGCACCTACATCGGGGCGATGCCGGGTCGGCTCGTCCGCGCCCTCCGCGACGCCGGAACCATGAACCCGGTCATCCTGCTCGACGAGGTCGACAAGATCGGGGCCGACTGGCGGGGTGATCCCGCGGCAGCGCTTCTCGAGGTGCTCGATCCGGCGCAGAATCACTCCTTCCGCGACCATTACCTCGACGTGGAGCTCGACCTGTCGCACGTCTTGTTCTTGGCGACCGCCAACGTCGCCGACACCATCCCCGGTCCGCTGCTCGACCGCATGGAGGTCATCCGTTTCGACGGCTACACCGTCGAGGAGAAGGTGGCGATCGCGCGCGACTATCTCTGGCCGCGCCAGGTCGAGCGGAACGGCCTTCGCCCCGAAGAGGCGGCGATCGACGACGCCCATCTCCGCCTGGTGATCAACGACTACACCCGCGAAGCGGGCGTGCGGCAGCTCGAGCGCGAGCTCGGCACCCTGCTCCGCAAGGTCGCCACCGAGATCGCCTCGGCGACGGTGATACCGCCGGTCGCGGTCGACGAGACTCGCGTGCGCGACGCCCTCGGGCGTGCGAAGTTCTTCCAGGAGGCGGCGAGCCGCACGGCGGTTCCAGGCGTGGCGACCGGCCTCGCGGTCACCGGCGTCGGCGGCGATGTGCTCTTCGTCGAGGCCGCGTCGATGCAGGGGTCCGAGGGCCTGACGCTCACCGGCCAGCTCGGCGACGTGATGAAGGAGTCGGCCCGGATCGCGCTCACCTGGGTGCGGAGCCATGCCGACGAGCTCCGTATCGATCCGCAGGCCTTTCGCCGGCGTGAA
The window above is part of the Deltaproteobacteria bacterium genome. Proteins encoded here:
- the lon gene encoding endopeptidase La: MSTLRLIALDDTVVFPGMTVTLPIDVGEESRVFLVPRHGTDYARVGTVADVVEKIRLPGRGYAALLTGRHRGIAGAAQPDATGGLRVAVQQASDVTPPPSRTIDLEREYRAVVHEILELREADERVSQFVRSITEPGTLADTAGYSPDLAFAQKVEILETLDVVERLELSLRLQRERLAELQVRKRIREDVESGAQKQQRDHLLRRQMDSIRKELGEDDSAVVDDYREKIATAGMPDAVREQAERELARLDKMPEGHGESSMIRTYLDWLLAVPWAKRSEERLDPVHAREVLDADHAGLDDVKKRITEYLAVRKLRAERGVPEDRRSGVILTLIGPPGTGKTSIGESIAKATGRKFVRMSLGGVRDEAEIRGHRRTYIGAMPGRLVRALRDAGTMNPVILLDEVDKIGADWRGDPAAALLEVLDPAQNHSFRDHYLDVELDLSHVLFLATANVADTIPGPLLDRMEVIRFDGYTVEEKVAIARDYLWPRQVERNGLRPEEAAIDDAHLRLVINDYTREAGVRQLERELGTLLRKVATEIASATVIPPVAVDETRVRDALGRAKFFQEAASRTAVPGVATGLAVTGVGGDVLFVEAASMQGSEGLTLTGQLGDVMKESARIALTWVRSHADELRIDPQAFRRREFHVHVPAGAMPKDGPSAGITLVTAIASLMTGRPVKHTVGMTGEITLQGRVLPIGGLKQKVLAAHAAGLTDVILPERNRGDLDEVPADVRAQMTFHPVATIGEVLKLALEPPVAAAVAA